A genomic segment from Arcobacter acticola encodes:
- a CDS encoding response regulator transcription factor, translating into MNNKLILIIEDEEDILELLEYTLQKEGYETIGFLTIDNNVRKVLDEEQIDLILMDRNLPGIEGTTFINEIKKQGYSNPVIYVTAKDNDEDIIEGFDSHADDYITKPFNLKELIARVKAVIKRTSHDIEILKVKDIVYKASNKKFYIDNDEIDLTHLEHDLLLEFVKNKDILMSREHLLNSVWKDSFDKKVKTVNVAIKRLKAKIDPDGTKEYIKSVRGEGYIFC; encoded by the coding sequence ATGAATAATAAACTTATATTAATAATAGAAGATGAAGAAGATATTTTAGAATTACTTGAATATACACTTCAAAAAGAAGGTTATGAAACAATAGGTTTTTTAACTATTGATAATAACGTAAGAAAAGTATTAGATGAAGAACAAATTGATTTAATACTAATGGATAGAAACCTTCCAGGAATTGAAGGAACTACTTTTATAAATGAAATAAAAAAACAAGGTTATTCTAATCCTGTTATTTATGTAACTGCTAAAGATAATGATGAAGATATAATAGAAGGTTTTGATTCACATGCTGATGATTATATAACAAAACCATTTAACTTAAAAGAATTAATTGCAAGAGTAAAAGCCGTTATAAAAAGAACTTCTCATGATATTGAAATTTTAAAAGTAAAAGATATAGTTTACAAAGCATCAAATAAAAAATTTTATATTGATAATGATGAAATAGACTTAACTCACCTTGAGCATGATTTATTATTAGAATTTGTAAAAAACAAAGATATTTTAATGTCACGAGAGCATTTATTAAATAGTGTATGGAAAGACTCTTTTGATAAAAAAGTTAAAACTGTAAATGTGGCAATAAAAAGATTAAAAGCAAAAATCGATCCTGATGGAACAAAAGAGTATATTAAATCAGTTAGAGGGGAAGGTTATATTTTTTGTTAA
- a CDS encoding peptide-binding protein produces MKLLTYYLLLITYLSASTLNLSMSSSPSRLNPILANDSASSEISDWLFNGLFKYDKNGNHTVDLAQSYEFETPTKLIIKLRNNVLWHDGVKFTSKDVVFTYEKIIDPKVFNSIKSNFQEVQSVKAIDDFTLEIIYKQPYFKAIETWMVGILPYHLLKDEENLMTSSFNKNPIGTGSYKLKEFKTAQDIELIANENYFEGIPKIDKILYQFLPDPNTSFLYLKQKKLDIGGLTPIQIDRQIDDDFKNKFTIIQKPSFAYTYLGFNLNNEKFKDLRIRQALSLAIDRQELVDILFFGYGKICNGPFLPDSFAYNEKIKPITQNIEKAKELLKELGYDENNPFTFEVVTNTGNDTRINTAQILQYQLEKVGVKMTIRVMEWQAFLNTVVHPKKFDAVILGWSLGLMPDAYPLWHSSSDKLGGFNLVSYKNEKVDKLIEDGINTINREELGKIYKEIFKIISDDLPYLFLYIPDGITVVNKEIKNVEPSFIGIMHNQKDWELEQ; encoded by the coding sequence ATGAAATTATTAACCTACTATTTATTACTTATTACATACCTTAGTGCAAGCACATTGAATCTATCAATGAGTTCAAGTCCTAGTCGATTAAATCCTATATTAGCAAACGATAGTGCTAGTAGTGAAATATCTGATTGGCTTTTTAATGGCTTATTTAAATATGATAAAAATGGAAATCATACAGTTGATTTAGCGCAATCATATGAATTTGAAACACCAACAAAACTTATTATAAAACTTAGAAACAATGTTTTATGGCATGATGGAGTAAAATTTACTTCAAAAGATGTTGTATTTACTTATGAAAAAATAATTGATCCAAAAGTATTTAATTCTATTAAATCAAATTTTCAAGAAGTACAAAGTGTAAAAGCAATAGATGACTTTACACTTGAAATAATCTATAAACAACCTTACTTTAAAGCAATTGAAACTTGGATGGTTGGAATATTACCTTATCATCTTTTAAAAGATGAAGAAAATCTAATGACAAGCTCTTTTAATAAAAATCCAATAGGAACAGGTTCATATAAACTAAAAGAGTTTAAAACAGCTCAAGATATAGAACTAATTGCAAATGAGAACTATTTTGAAGGAATTCCAAAAATTGATAAGATTTTATATCAATTTCTTCCTGATCCTAATACTTCATTTTTATATCTAAAACAAAAGAAACTAGATATTGGAGGATTAACTCCCATTCAAATTGATAGACAAATTGATGATGATTTTAAAAATAAATTTACAATAATTCAAAAACCTAGTTTTGCTTATACATATTTAGGATTTAATTTAAATAATGAGAAATTTAAAGATTTACGAATTAGACAAGCATTATCTTTAGCAATAGATAGACAAGAATTAGTTGATATCTTATTTTTTGGTTATGGAAAAATATGTAATGGACCTTTTTTACCAGACTCTTTTGCATATAATGAAAAAATTAAACCAATTACTCAAAATATAGAAAAAGCAAAAGAGCTACTAAAAGAGCTTGGTTATGATGAAAACAATCCTTTTACATTTGAAGTTGTTACAAATACCGGAAATGATACAAGAATTAATACAGCACAAATTTTACAATATCAGCTTGAAAAAGTAGGTGTTAAAATGACAATAAGAGTTATGGAATGGCAAGCGTTTTTAAATACTGTTGTTCATCCAAAAAAATTTGATGCAGTAATTCTTGGCTGGTCTTTAGGCTTAATGCCAGATGCTTATCCATTGTGGCATAGTTCAAGTGATAAACTGGGTGGATTTAATTTAGTATCATATAAAAATGAGAAAGTTGATAAATTAATTGAAGATGGAATAAACACAATAAATAGAGAGGAATTAGGAAAAATATATAAAGAAATCTTTAAAATCATTTCTGATGATTTACCATATTTATTTTTATATATTCCAGATGGAATCACAGTAGTTAATAAAGAAATAAAAAATGTAGAACCAAGTTTCATTGGTATTATGCATAACCAAAAAGATTGGGAATTAGAACAATAA
- a CDS encoding sensor histidine kinase has product MLKIHQLFFRTYISIFFAILITLSLLIYFWTKNLYLDQIEKNLIQNIDTLSIVLKDKQDIHNITNIVEELHSKLNLRITIIAEDGEVIAESDKDISKIKNHANRVEIIQARNVGLGKDTRLSDTVKKDLIYVAKKTIIENKIYFIRMADYTDKINNQFTKLSLEIFSFITFFLIIVFIATYFISLRIKKETDTILYFLTQLSNKKQSFTLNSDYTYEFNKIAKLLNKVGEKLQKKEKQKAKQTAKLKLANRQKDEIISALSHEFKNPIAIISGYSETILNDEQMPQPMKEKFLNKIHTNANKMSQIIDKLRLTLKLEEGKQEILLLPCSIKTLVENCISDLNDKYKNREIKISGDDITLKVDETLISMAISNLIENALKYSEDDVTVEISQNSICIIDKGIGIEELELENINHKFYRVSNNGWNNSLGLGLFIVQAVLSLHNFSLEISSEFGKGSKFCIKY; this is encoded by the coding sequence TTGTTAAAGATTCATCAACTTTTTTTTAGAACATATATTTCAATATTTTTTGCAATCCTAATTACATTAAGTCTTTTAATATATTTTTGGACAAAGAATCTTTATCTTGATCAAATAGAAAAAAATCTTATTCAAAATATTGATACCTTATCCATTGTGTTAAAAGATAAGCAAGATATTCACAATATTACAAACATTGTTGAAGAATTGCACTCTAAATTAAACTTAAGAATTACAATCATTGCTGAAGATGGAGAGGTAATTGCTGAAAGTGACAAAGATATTTCAAAAATAAAAAATCATGCAAATAGAGTAGAAATCATTCAAGCAAGAAATGTAGGCTTAGGAAAAGATACTAGATTATCTGATACTGTAAAAAAAGATTTAATTTATGTTGCAAAAAAAACCATTATTGAGAATAAAATATATTTTATTAGAATGGCTGATTATACGGATAAAATAAATAATCAATTTACAAAACTTTCTCTTGAGATATTTTCATTTATTACATTTTTCTTAATAATAGTTTTTATAGCAACATATTTTATTAGTTTAAGAATAAAAAAAGAGACTGATACAATCTTATATTTTTTAACACAATTATCAAATAAAAAACAATCTTTTACACTGAATTCAGATTATACATACGAATTTAATAAAATTGCTAAATTACTAAATAAAGTAGGTGAAAAACTCCAAAAGAAAGAAAAACAAAAAGCAAAACAAACAGCAAAATTAAAACTTGCTAATAGACAAAAAGATGAAATAATTTCAGCATTATCCCATGAATTTAAAAATCCAATTGCAATTATTTCAGGTTATAGTGAAACCATTTTGAATGATGAGCAAATGCCTCAGCCCATGAAAGAAAAATTTTTAAATAAAATTCATACAAATGCAAATAAAATGTCACAAATAATTGATAAGCTAAGGCTCACGCTAAAACTAGAAGAAGGTAAACAAGAAATATTGCTATTGCCTTGTTCTATTAAAACTTTAGTTGAAAATTGTATAAGTGATTTAAATGATAAATATAAAAATAGAGAGATTAAAATTTCAGGAGATGATATAACTTTAAAAGTTGATGAAACTCTAATTTCCATGGCAATATCTAACTTAATTGAAAATGCTTTAAAATACTCAGAGGATGATGTTACAGTTGAAATTTCTCAAAATTCAATTTGTATCATTGATAAAGGTATTGGAATAGAAGAACTTGAATTAGAAAATATAAATCACAAATTTTATAGGGTATCAAATAATGGTTGGAATAATTCCCTAGGTCTTGGACTATTTATTGTACAAGCTGTTCTTTCTTTACATAATTTTAGCCTTGAAATTAGCTCAGAATTTGGAAAAGGTTCTAAATTTTGCATAAAATATTAA
- the rplM gene encoding 50S ribosomal protein L13 yields the protein MKFTQMAHANEIERDWIVVDATDKVFGRIITEVATILRGKNKPCFTPNVDCGDFVVIINASKAKFSGKKLETKNYFTHSGYFGSTKTHKMSEMFEKNPEKLYKLAARGMLPKTTLGKAMLKKLKVYAGSEHPHTAQIKG from the coding sequence ATGAAATTTACTCAAATGGCACATGCTAACGAAATCGAAAGAGATTGGATAGTAGTTGATGCAACTGATAAAGTATTCGGAAGAATTATTACAGAAGTTGCTACTATCTTAAGAGGGAAAAACAAACCTTGTTTTACACCAAATGTAGACTGCGGAGATTTTGTTGTTATTATAAATGCATCAAAAGCAAAATTTTCTGGTAAAAAATTAGAAACTAAAAATTACTTTACACACTCAGGTTATTTTGGTAGTACAAAAACTCACAAAATGTCTGAAATGTTTGAAAAGAATCCAGAAAAATTATATAAACTAGCTGCTAGAGGTATGCTTCCAAAAACAACTCTTGGAAAAGCTATGTTAAAAAAATTAAAAGTATACGCAGGTAGCGAACACCCTCATACTGCGCAAATTAAAGGATAA
- the rpsI gene encoding 30S ribosomal protein S9, with amino-acid sequence MAKVYATGRRKTAVAKVWLENGNGQLTINGVSLDAWLGGHESIKKRVMQPLNVSKQETSVNIVVKTLGGGYSAQADAARHGISRALVAFDEQFRAVLKPFGLLTRDSRSVERKKFGKKKARKSSQFSKR; translated from the coding sequence ATGGCAAAAGTATACGCAACTGGAAGAAGAAAAACAGCTGTAGCTAAAGTATGGCTAGAAAATGGTAATGGTCAATTAACAATTAATGGTGTATCTTTAGACGCATGGCTTGGTGGTCATGAATCAATCAAAAAAAGAGTTATGCAACCATTAAATGTTTCTAAACAAGAAACTTCTGTAAACATTGTAGTAAAAACTCTTGGTGGTGGATATTCTGCACAAGCTGATGCTGCAAGACACGGAATTTCAAGAGCATTAGTTGCTTTTGATGAGCAGTTCAGAGCTGTGTTAAAACCATTTGGTTTATTAACAAGAGATTCTAGATCTGTTGAAAGAAAAAAATTCGGAAAGAAAAAAGCAAGAAAATCTTCTCAATTCTCAAAAAGATAA